A stretch of the Macaca mulatta isolate MMU2019108-1 chromosome 14, T2T-MMU8v2.0, whole genome shotgun sequence genome encodes the following:
- the TRPT1 gene encoding tRNA 2'-phosphotransferase 1 isoform X16 encodes MNSSGGGRQEAAGSRGRRAPRPREQDRDVQLSKALSYALRHGALKLGLPMGADGFVPLGALLQLPQFHGFSAEDVQRVVDTNRKQRFALQQGDPSTGLLIRANQGHSLQVPELELMPLETPQALPPMLVHGTFWKHWPSILLKGLSCGGRTHIHLAPGLPGDPSVISGMRPHCEIAVFIDGPLALAGKPLSLAGDEETECRSGPKHCSRERRRIQQ; translated from the exons ATGAACTCCTctggaggaggaaggcaggaagcagCAGGGTCCAGGGGTAGAAGGGCCCCCAGACCCCGGGAACAG GACCGAGACGTGCAGCTGTCCAAGGCTCTGTCCTATGCCCTGCGCCATGGGGCCTTGAAGCTGGGGCTTCCCATGGGAGCTG ATGGCTTCGTGCCCCTGGGCGCCCTCCTGCAGTTGCCCCAGTTCCACGGCTTCTCTGCTGAAGATGTGCAGCGTGTGGTGGACACCAATAGGAAGCAGCGGTTCGCCCTGCAGCAGGGGGATCCCAGCACTGGCCTTCTCATCCGAGCCAACCAGGGCCATTCCCTGCAG GTACCTGAGTTGGAGTTGATGCCCCTGGAGACGCCACAGGCCCTGCCCCCGATGCTAGTCCATGGTACATTCTGGAAGCACTGGCCATCCATCCTACTCAAGGGCCTGTCCTGCGGGGGAAGGACACACATCCACCTGGCCCCAGGACTGCCTGGAGACCCCAGTGTCATCAGTG GCATGCGGCCCCATTGTGAAATAGCTGTGTTCATTGATGGACCCCTGGCTCTGGCAG GAAAGCCCCTTTCCTTGGCTGGTGATGAAGAGACAGAGTGTCGGAGTGGCCCCAAGCACTGCtccagagaaaggagaaggatccaacaataa
- the TRPT1 gene encoding tRNA 2'-phosphotransferase 1 isoform X5, translating to MNSSGGGRQEAAGSRGRRAPRPREQDRDVQLSKALSYALRHGALKLGLPMGADGFVPLGALLQLPQFHGFSAEDVQRVVDTNRKQRFALQQGDPSTGLLIRANQGHSLQVGVPELELMPLETPQALPPMLVHGTFWKHWPSILLKGLSCGGRTHIHLAPGLPGDPSVISGAQSPASAVSAGMRPHCEIAVFIDGPLALAADGISFFRSANGVILTPGNTDGFLLPKYFKEALQLRPTRKPLSLAGDEETECRSGPKHCSRERRRIQQ from the exons ATGAACTCCTctggaggaggaaggcaggaagcagCAGGGTCCAGGGGTAGAAGGGCCCCCAGACCCCGGGAACAG GACCGAGACGTGCAGCTGTCCAAGGCTCTGTCCTATGCCCTGCGCCATGGGGCCTTGAAGCTGGGGCTTCCCATGGGAGCTG ATGGCTTCGTGCCCCTGGGCGCCCTCCTGCAGTTGCCCCAGTTCCACGGCTTCTCTGCTGAAGATGTGCAGCGTGTGGTGGACACCAATAGGAAGCAGCGGTTCGCCCTGCAGCAGGGGGATCCCAGCACTGGCCTTCTCATCCGAGCCAACCAGGGCCATTCCCTGCAGGTCGGG GTACCTGAGTTGGAGTTGATGCCCCTGGAGACGCCACAGGCCCTGCCCCCGATGCTAGTCCATGGTACATTCTGGAAGCACTGGCCATCCATCCTACTCAAGGGCCTGTCCTGCGGGGGAAGGACACACATCCACCTGGCCCCAGGACTGCCTGGAGACCCCAGTGTCATCAGTG GTGCCCAGTCCCCAGCTTCAGCTGTCTCTGCAGGCATGCGGCCCCATTGTGAAATAGCTGTGTTCATTGATGGACCCCTGGCTCTGGCAG CAGATGGAATATCCTTCTTCCGCTCTGCCAATGGGGTGATTCTGACTCCAGGGAATACTGATGGCTTCCTGCTTCCCAAGTACTTCAAGGAGGCCCTGCAGCTACGCCCTACCC GAAAGCCCCTTTCCTTGGCTGGTGATGAAGAGACAGAGTGTCGGAGTGGCCCCAAGCACTGCtccagagaaaggagaaggatccaacaataa
- the TRPT1 gene encoding tRNA 2'-phosphotransferase 1 isoform X17 has translation MGADGFVPLGALLQLPQFHGFSAEDVQRVVDTNRKQRFALQQGDPSTGLLIRANQGHSLQVPELELMPLETPQALPPMLVHGTFWKHWPSILLKGLSCGGRTHIHLAPGLPGDPSVISGMRPHCEIAVFIDGPLALADGISFFRSANGVILTPGNTDGFLLPKYFKEALQLRPTRKPLSLAGDEETECRSGPKHCSRERRRIQQ, from the exons ATGGGAGCTG ATGGCTTCGTGCCCCTGGGCGCCCTCCTGCAGTTGCCCCAGTTCCACGGCTTCTCTGCTGAAGATGTGCAGCGTGTGGTGGACACCAATAGGAAGCAGCGGTTCGCCCTGCAGCAGGGGGATCCCAGCACTGGCCTTCTCATCCGAGCCAACCAGGGCCATTCCCTGCAG GTACCTGAGTTGGAGTTGATGCCCCTGGAGACGCCACAGGCCCTGCCCCCGATGCTAGTCCATGGTACATTCTGGAAGCACTGGCCATCCATCCTACTCAAGGGCCTGTCCTGCGGGGGAAGGACACACATCCACCTGGCCCCAGGACTGCCTGGAGACCCCAGTGTCATCAGTG GCATGCGGCCCCATTGTGAAATAGCTGTGTTCATTGATGGACCCCTGGCTCTGGCAG ATGGAATATCCTTCTTCCGCTCTGCCAATGGGGTGATTCTGACTCCAGGGAATACTGATGGCTTCCTGCTTCCCAAGTACTTCAAGGAGGCCCTGCAGCTACGCCCTACCC GAAAGCCCCTTTCCTTGGCTGGTGATGAAGAGACAGAGTGTCGGAGTGGCCCCAAGCACTGCtccagagaaaggagaaggatccaacaataa
- the TRPT1 gene encoding tRNA 2'-phosphotransferase 1 isoform X15 — MGADGFVPLGALLQLPQFHGFSAEDVQRVVDTNRKQRFALQQGDPSTGLLIRANQGHSLQVGVPELELMPLETPQALPPMLVHGTFWKHWPSILLKGLSCGGRTHIHLAPGLPGDPSVISGAQSPASAVSAGMRPHCEIAVFIDGPLALAADGISFFRSANGVILTPGNTDGFLLPKYFKEALQLRPTRKPLSLAGDEETECRSGPKHCSRERRRIQQ, encoded by the exons ATGGGAGCTG ATGGCTTCGTGCCCCTGGGCGCCCTCCTGCAGTTGCCCCAGTTCCACGGCTTCTCTGCTGAAGATGTGCAGCGTGTGGTGGACACCAATAGGAAGCAGCGGTTCGCCCTGCAGCAGGGGGATCCCAGCACTGGCCTTCTCATCCGAGCCAACCAGGGCCATTCCCTGCAGGTCGGG GTACCTGAGTTGGAGTTGATGCCCCTGGAGACGCCACAGGCCCTGCCCCCGATGCTAGTCCATGGTACATTCTGGAAGCACTGGCCATCCATCCTACTCAAGGGCCTGTCCTGCGGGGGAAGGACACACATCCACCTGGCCCCAGGACTGCCTGGAGACCCCAGTGTCATCAGTG GTGCCCAGTCCCCAGCTTCAGCTGTCTCTGCAGGCATGCGGCCCCATTGTGAAATAGCTGTGTTCATTGATGGACCCCTGGCTCTGGCAG CAGATGGAATATCCTTCTTCCGCTCTGCCAATGGGGTGATTCTGACTCCAGGGAATACTGATGGCTTCCTGCTTCCCAAGTACTTCAAGGAGGCCCTGCAGCTACGCCCTACCC GAAAGCCCCTTTCCTTGGCTGGTGATGAAGAGACAGAGTGTCGGAGTGGCCCCAAGCACTGCtccagagaaaggagaaggatccaacaataa
- the TRPT1 gene encoding tRNA 2'-phosphotransferase 1 isoform X18: MGADGFVPLGALLQLPQFHGFSAEDVQRVVDTNRKQRFALQQGDPSTGLLIRANQGHSLQVPELELMPLETPQALPPMLVHGTFWKHWPSILLKGLSCGGRTHIHLAPGLPGDPSVISGMRPHCEIAVFIDGPLALAGKPLSLAGDEETECRSGPKHCSRERRRIQQ, from the exons ATGGGAGCTG ATGGCTTCGTGCCCCTGGGCGCCCTCCTGCAGTTGCCCCAGTTCCACGGCTTCTCTGCTGAAGATGTGCAGCGTGTGGTGGACACCAATAGGAAGCAGCGGTTCGCCCTGCAGCAGGGGGATCCCAGCACTGGCCTTCTCATCCGAGCCAACCAGGGCCATTCCCTGCAG GTACCTGAGTTGGAGTTGATGCCCCTGGAGACGCCACAGGCCCTGCCCCCGATGCTAGTCCATGGTACATTCTGGAAGCACTGGCCATCCATCCTACTCAAGGGCCTGTCCTGCGGGGGAAGGACACACATCCACCTGGCCCCAGGACTGCCTGGAGACCCCAGTGTCATCAGTG GCATGCGGCCCCATTGTGAAATAGCTGTGTTCATTGATGGACCCCTGGCTCTGGCAG GAAAGCCCCTTTCCTTGGCTGGTGATGAAGAGACAGAGTGTCGGAGTGGCCCCAAGCACTGCtccagagaaaggagaaggatccaacaataa